A region of Trichoplusia ni isolate ovarian cell line Hi5 chromosome 21, tn1, whole genome shotgun sequence DNA encodes the following proteins:
- the LOC113504082 gene encoding protein SCAI, whose translation MPYNASSERHQAHRDLDEDLYTMRAVSLNSAISTDLQSSKTGAIRKTPKTQVPSRRDLQRQRSHSENRDLERYPLTRVTEHGGTRVRRNLENSEVRRKQIGEYSKFTRDAPKPGDLFFNFLLRVTTIVGSKIKKYKLKKQKVSWTKILEHLKTTSEDEGHLKKLENNKFLAYYYPAYYDYLPPTVKIDPFHEFPNLIYINDAFFGNACLTENNNSVGSFPYRLKPTMSQPYFHLPGVTTEAQTLFTKYQEVESPELGNDNARNKQSQSREHRESQLVQLNKQFVACKLESIEPSPDFDDPSHRSFRQPPQEHTRRRSVASESPPPTEDRRGASLSPQRRTVLDPEWQLPCSPRDSPPSPAPPSATTTPPRLLPDSSPTRPAPESNMNALDDHERKIIIEFCHLLEKSKQLFNGLRELPQYGHKQWHSYFGRTFDVYTKLWKFQQQHRTVLDNKYGLKRWQIGEIASKIGQLYYHFYLRTSETAYLNEAYSFYYAIRGRSYYTKASKEDKCELMVKKLRYYARFIVVCLLLKKLKLVSELIRELDKQIVEYGNAYDPEDQAEWTVVVNEVKAFIKAEPVVSVVHPDNYSVILSHRLNVQSTPPVDRLSHMVLSLQEVLIVGSNSAQVKFSELTMDMFRMMQTLEREPTGDIQHMFEESPRQQFLPGALNNKGYSIDCTLKYGDNPHKYLLFKPSPSQIFVYLASGCNDLPPNGVILLYISADGLIVPQDRNRHPEEGKSKYTTPAGPTLLKSNKKTAEETIVFCSAAAAGGFEVGGLITTSRSDITYRETIKDGKSIPPKIKEQQVLHPGDLYAFTRRPMFLIIDSDNSYIFQNMPRHFGQPLVILMSPVELPPSLHMIAHEKRAEGSMFTLFLHSPLSAICFCCDIRNISLVQWERAQSYIDTFLAEASQILTRTRADLMYVAFMGDDFLRLLILRFILCETFMRMHRAFRSRNHLTRSSPPIPDDIFEHPALTHIIMDLAIHLQVKLYLQVDTTVNDKST comes from the exons ATGCCTTACAATGCGTCGTCAGAGAGGCATCAAGCGCATAGAGATCTTGACGAAGATCTCTACACCATGCGTGCAGTCTCTTTAAATTCAGCGATATCTACTGACTTACAATCATCAAAAACCGGTGCCATACGTAAAACTCCAAAAACTCAAGTTCCTAGTCGACGTGATCTGCAGAGACAAAGAAGTCATTCAGAAAACAGAGATCTAGAGAGATATCCTCTGACACGAGTAACAGAACATGGAGGTACAAGAGTTAGGAGGAATTTAGAAAACTCGGAAGTCCGTAGAAAACAGATAGgagaatattcaaaatttacGAGGGACGCACCTAAACCAGGTGATTTATTCTTCAATTTCCTTCTACGTGTAACAACAATAGTTggctctaaaataaaaaaatataaattaaaaaagcaaaaggTCTCTTGGACCAAAATATTGGAACACTTAAAAACTACATCTGAGGATGAgggtcatttaaaaaaattggaaaataataagtttttagcTTATTATTATCCAGCATATTACGATTATTTGCCGCCGACGGTAAAAATCGACCCTTTTCACGAATTTCCGAACCTCATATATATAAACGACGCATTTTTCGGTAATGCCTGTCTGacggaaaataataattccGTTGGATCTTTTCCTTATCGCCTAAAACCAACAATGAGCCAACCATACTTTCATCTCCCAGGTGTAACAACTGAAGCTCAAACTTTGTTCACGAAGTATCAGGAAGTGGAATCGCCAGAACTAGGCAATGACAACGCCCGCAACAAACAATCTCAGTCGCGAGAACACAGAGAAAGTCAATTAGTACAATTAAACAAACAGTTTGTTGCTTGCAAACTTGAATCCATTGAACCATCACCAGACTTTGATGATCCATCTCATCGATCGTTCAGACAACCGccacag GAGCATACTCGTCGACGTAGTGTCGCTAGTGAGAGTCCACCGCCGACAGAAGATCGTCGTGGAGCCAGCCTCAGTCCGCAGAGAAGAACAGTATTAGACCCAGAGTGGCAGCTGCCGTGTAGCCCGCGCGACTCGCCGCCCTCCCCCGCGCCCCCCAGCGCCACCACCACTCCACCGCGACTGCTACCAGACTCGAGTCCCACCAGACCTGCTCCAGAAAGTAATATGAACGCTCTCGATGATCATGAACGAAAGATCATCATTGAATTTTGTCATCTCTTGGAGAAATCAAAACAACTCTTTAATGGTCTAAG GGAGCTTCCCCAATATGGCCACAAACAATGGCACTCGTATTTCGGCAGAACGTTCGATGTGTATACCAAGCTGTGGAAATTCCAACAGCAGCATCGAACTGTTCTCGATAACAAATACGGTTTAAAACGCTGGCAAATCGGAGAAATTGCCTCTAAAATTGGACAGCTCTATTATCACTTTTA CCTGAGAACGAGTGAAACAGCTTACCTTAACGAAGCATACTCTTTTTACTATGCTATCAGAGGCAGGAGCTATTACACTAAAGCAAGCAAGGAGGATAAGTGCGAACTAATGGTGAAAAAGTTGCGTTATTACGCAAGATTCATCGTAGTTTGCTTGTTACTGAAAAAGCTAAAACTTGTCTCTGAGTTGATAAGAGAGCTTGATAAACAAATCGTAGAATATGGGAATGCTTATGACCCAGAGGATCAAGCTGAATGGACGGTCGTTGTTAACGAAGTAAAGGCTTTTATCAAAGCCGAGCCCGTGGTGTCTGTCGTACACCCCGACAACTATTCAGTAATACTGTCGCACCG TTTGAACGTCCAGTCGACGCCGCCGGTGGACCGCTTGTCCCACATGGTGCTCTCTCTGCAAGAGGTCCTGATCGTAGGCAGCAACTCAGCTCAAGTCAAGTTCTCCGAGCTCACCATGGACATGTTCCGGATGATGCAGACCCTCGAGCGGGAGCCGACTGGGGACATCCAGCACATGTTCGAAGAGTCGCCGCGCCAGCAGTTCCTCCCCGGAGCCCTTAACAACAAag GATATAGCATTGACTGCACCTTGAAGTACGGTGATAACCCCCACAAGTACTTGCTGTTCAAGCCTTCGCCTAGCCAGATATTCGTATACCTGGCCAGCGGGTGCAACGACCTGCCGCCCAACGGCGTGATCCTGCTCTACATCTCTGCCGACGGCCTCATTGTGCCTCAAGACCGTAATCGCCACCCAGAAGAAGGTAAGTCCAAATATACAACTCCCGCAGGTCCAACATtgcttaaaagtaataaaaaaacagcagaAGAAACAATTGTGTTTTGTTCTGCAGCTGCAGCCGGTGGATTTGAGGTCGGCGGACTTATCACAACATCGAGGAGCGACATTACCTATAGGGAAACCATCAAAGACGGCAAATCCATTCCGCCAAAGATCAAAGAGCAGCAGGTCCTGCATCCCGGAGACTTGTACGCCTTCACCCGGCGTCCGATGTTCTTGATTATAGACTCGGACAACTCTTACATTTTCCAAAACATGCCGCGGCACTTCGGGCAGCCGCTGGTGATCCTCATGTCGCCGGTCGAACTACCTCCCTCGCTGCACA TGATTGCGCATGAGAAGCGGGCTGAGGGCAGCATGTTCACGCTGTTCCTGCACAGCCCACTGTCGGCCATCTGCTTCTGCTGCGACATCCGCAACATCTCGCTCGTGCAGTGGGAGCGGGCGCAGTCTTACATCGACACCTTCTTGGCGGAAGCTTCTCAGATCCTAACGAGGACACGCGCTG ACTTGATGTACGTAGCATTTATGGGCGACGACTTCCTTCGCCTGCTGATCCTGCGCTTCATACTCTGCGAGACGTTCATGCGCATGCACCGCGCCTTCCGCTCGCGCAACCATCTCACGCGCAGCTCTCCTCCGATACCGGACGACATCTTCGAACACCCAGCTCTGACACACATCATTATGGATTTAGCTATTCACTTGCAggtaaaactatatttacaGGTAGATACAACAGTTAATGACAAATCTACGTAG